From Elephas maximus indicus isolate mEleMax1 chromosome 1, mEleMax1 primary haplotype, whole genome shotgun sequence, a single genomic window includes:
- the FLOT1 gene encoding flotillin-1 isoform X1, whose product MFFTCGPNEAMVVSGFCRSPPVMVAGGRVFVLPCIQQIQRISLNTLTLNVKSEKVYTRHGVPISVTGIAQVKIQGQNKEMLAAACQMFLGKTEAEIAHIALETLEGHQRAIMAHMTVEEIYKDRQKFSEQVFKVASSDLVNMGISVVSYTLKDIHDDQDYLHSLGKARTAQVQKDARIGEAEAKRDAGIREAKAKQEKVSAQYLSEIEMAKAQRDYELKKAAYDIEVNTRRAQADLAYQLQVAKTKQQIEEQRVQVQVVERAQQVAVQEQEIARREKELEARVRKPAEAERYRLERLAEAEKSQLIMQAEAEAESVRMRGEAEAFAVEARARAEAEQMAKKAEAFQLYQEAAQLDMLLEKLPQVAEEISGPLTSANKITLVSSGSGTMGAAKVTGEVLDILSRLPESVERLTGVSISQVNHNKPLRTA is encoded by the exons ATGTTTTTCACCTGTGGTCCAAATGAGGCCATGGTGGTCTCCG GTTTCTGCCGAAGCCCCCCTGTCATGGTGGCAGGAGGACGCGTCTTTGTCCTGCCCTGCATTCAGCAAATCCAGAG GATCTCTCTCAACACACTGACCCTCAATGTCAAGagtgaaaaggtttacactcgCCATGGGGTTCCCATCTCAGTCACTGGCATTGCCCAG GTGAAAATCCAGGGGCAGAACAAAGAGATGTTGGCGGCTGCCTGCCAGATGTTCCTGGGGAAGACTGAGGCAGAGATTGCCCATATTGCACTGGAGACATTGGAGGGCCACCAGAGGGCCATCATGGCCCACATGACAGTGGAG GAGATCTATAAGGACAGGCAGAAATTCTCAGAGCAAGTTTTCAAAGTGGCCTCTTCAGACCTGGTCAACATGGGCATCAGTGTGGTTAGCTACACTCTGAAGGACATTCACGATGACCAG GACTATTTGCACTCGTTAGGGAAGGCTCGAACTGCTCAGGTCCAAAAAGATGCTCGAATTGGGGAAGCTGAGGCCAAGAGAGATGCCGGGATCCGG GAGGCCAAAGCCAAGCAGGAAAAGGTGTCTGCCCAGTACCTGAGTGAGATTGAGATGGCCAAGGCCCAGAGAGACTACGAGCTGAAGAAGGCTGCTTATGACATCGAGGTCAACACCCGCCGAGCACAAGCTGACCTGGCCTATCAGCTTCAG GTGGCCAAGACTAAGCAGCAGATCGAGGAGCAGCGGGTCCAGGTGCAGGTGGTGGAGCGGGCCCAGCAGGTGGCAGTGCAGGAGCAGGAGATCGCCCGCCGAGAGAAGGAGCTGGAAGCCAGAGTGCGGAAGCCTGCAGAAGCTGAGCGCTACCGGCTGGAGCGCCTAGCGGAGGCAGAGAA GTCCCAGCTGATCATGCAGGCAGAGGCTGAGGCCGAGTCTGTGCGG ATGCGTGGGGAAGCTGAGGCCTTTGCCGTGGAGGCCCGAGCACGGGCAGAGGCTGAGCAGATGGCCAAGAAAGCagaagcattccagctgtaccaGGAGGCGGCTCAGCTGGACATGCTGCTAGAGAAGCTGCCCCAG gTGGCGGAGGAGATCAGTGGCCCCTTGACTTCAGCCAATAAGATCACACTGGTGTCCAGTGGAAGTGGGACTATGGGAGCAGCTAAAGTGACTGGGGAAGTACTGGACATCTTGAGCCGCCTGCCAGAGAGTGTGGAGAGACTCACAGGTGTCAGCATCTCCCAG GTGAACCACAACAAGCCTTTGCGAACAGCCTGA
- the IER3 gene encoding radiation-inducible immediate-early gene IEX-1 produces the protein MCHTRSSLPAMTVLQAPKSASSTSPGPRRGSGPEIFTFDPLPEPGVAPAKRFSASRGHRKRSRRVLYPRVVRRQLPAEEPNPAKRLLFLLLTIIFCQILMAEEGVQVPLDLEDAPSNASPAPIPAPPVFEPLNLTSESSDYALDLSTFLQQHPAAF, from the exons ATGTGTCACACCCGCAGCTCCCTGCCCGCAATGACCGTCCTGCAAGCCCCCAAGTCCGCCTCCTCCACTAGCCCAGGACCCCGGCGGGGGTCCGGTCCCGAGATCTTCACCTTCGACCCTCTCCCGGAGCCCGGAGTGGCCCCAGCCAAGCGCTTCAGCGCCTCTCGCGGGCACCGCAAGCGCAGCCGCAGGGTCCTCTACCCCCGAGTG GTCCGGCGCCAGCTGCCAGCGGAGGAACCAAACCCTGCCAAAAGGCTTCTCTTTCTGCTACTCACCATCATCTTCTGCCAGATCCTGATGGCCGAAGAAGGAGTGCAGGTGCCCCTGGACCTGGAGGACGCCCCCAGCAACGCTTCCCCTGCCCCCATTCCTGCGCCTCCAGTTTTCGAGCCTCTTAACCTGACCTCAGAGTCCTCGGACTACGCTCTGGACCTCAGTACTTTTCTCCAGCAACACCCGGCCGCCTTCTGA
- the FLOT1 gene encoding flotillin-1 isoform X2, with the protein MFFTCGPNEAMVVSGFCRSPPVMVAGGRVFVLPCIQQIQRISLNTLTLNVKSEKVYTRHGVPISVTGIAQEIYKDRQKFSEQVFKVASSDLVNMGISVVSYTLKDIHDDQDYLHSLGKARTAQVQKDARIGEAEAKRDAGIREAKAKQEKVSAQYLSEIEMAKAQRDYELKKAAYDIEVNTRRAQADLAYQLQVAKTKQQIEEQRVQVQVVERAQQVAVQEQEIARREKELEARVRKPAEAERYRLERLAEAEKSQLIMQAEAEAESVRMRGEAEAFAVEARARAEAEQMAKKAEAFQLYQEAAQLDMLLEKLPQVAEEISGPLTSANKITLVSSGSGTMGAAKVTGEVLDILSRLPESVERLTGVSISQVNHNKPLRTA; encoded by the exons ATGTTTTTCACCTGTGGTCCAAATGAGGCCATGGTGGTCTCCG GTTTCTGCCGAAGCCCCCCTGTCATGGTGGCAGGAGGACGCGTCTTTGTCCTGCCCTGCATTCAGCAAATCCAGAG GATCTCTCTCAACACACTGACCCTCAATGTCAAGagtgaaaaggtttacactcgCCATGGGGTTCCCATCTCAGTCACTGGCATTGCCCAG GAGATCTATAAGGACAGGCAGAAATTCTCAGAGCAAGTTTTCAAAGTGGCCTCTTCAGACCTGGTCAACATGGGCATCAGTGTGGTTAGCTACACTCTGAAGGACATTCACGATGACCAG GACTATTTGCACTCGTTAGGGAAGGCTCGAACTGCTCAGGTCCAAAAAGATGCTCGAATTGGGGAAGCTGAGGCCAAGAGAGATGCCGGGATCCGG GAGGCCAAAGCCAAGCAGGAAAAGGTGTCTGCCCAGTACCTGAGTGAGATTGAGATGGCCAAGGCCCAGAGAGACTACGAGCTGAAGAAGGCTGCTTATGACATCGAGGTCAACACCCGCCGAGCACAAGCTGACCTGGCCTATCAGCTTCAG GTGGCCAAGACTAAGCAGCAGATCGAGGAGCAGCGGGTCCAGGTGCAGGTGGTGGAGCGGGCCCAGCAGGTGGCAGTGCAGGAGCAGGAGATCGCCCGCCGAGAGAAGGAGCTGGAAGCCAGAGTGCGGAAGCCTGCAGAAGCTGAGCGCTACCGGCTGGAGCGCCTAGCGGAGGCAGAGAA GTCCCAGCTGATCATGCAGGCAGAGGCTGAGGCCGAGTCTGTGCGG ATGCGTGGGGAAGCTGAGGCCTTTGCCGTGGAGGCCCGAGCACGGGCAGAGGCTGAGCAGATGGCCAAGAAAGCagaagcattccagctgtaccaGGAGGCGGCTCAGCTGGACATGCTGCTAGAGAAGCTGCCCCAG gTGGCGGAGGAGATCAGTGGCCCCTTGACTTCAGCCAATAAGATCACACTGGTGTCCAGTGGAAGTGGGACTATGGGAGCAGCTAAAGTGACTGGGGAAGTACTGGACATCTTGAGCCGCCTGCCAGAGAGTGTGGAGAGACTCACAGGTGTCAGCATCTCCCAG GTGAACCACAACAAGCCTTTGCGAACAGCCTGA